In Alloyangia pacifica, the following proteins share a genomic window:
- a CDS encoding LysR family transcriptional regulator: MRNLDLTTLRSFVAVADAGGVTRAAGFLNLTQSAVSMQLKRLEEMLGLALLDRSGRGVALTPAGEHLLKYARRMVEMNDEIYARLTRQEWEGEIVLGVPHDIVYPVIPRIMKRMQRDYPRVRVQLISSYTSDLKEQFARGAIDVILTTESAPGEGGEALLEVPLRWFGAPGGTAWRSKPLRIAFSRRCGFRPVAIAQMEREGLDWELAVDSEMDRTIEVSVSADLAVTPILEGHAPQHFEMIPQGVLPDLGLQQICLYGSAAKPQIIAPMLEMLRSEFCTLRRRPELAAE; the protein is encoded by the coding sequence ATGCGAAACCTCGATCTGACGACCCTGCGTTCGTTCGTGGCGGTGGCGGATGCCGGCGGGGTGACCCGCGCGGCGGGCTTTCTGAACCTGACGCAATCGGCGGTCTCGATGCAGCTCAAGCGGCTCGAGGAGATGCTGGGGCTGGCGTTGCTCGACCGCTCGGGGCGGGGCGTGGCGCTGACGCCCGCCGGCGAGCACCTGCTGAAATACGCCCGCCGCATGGTCGAGATGAACGACGAGATCTACGCCCGGCTCACCCGGCAGGAGTGGGAGGGGGAGATCGTGCTCGGCGTGCCGCATGACATCGTCTACCCGGTGATCCCGCGGATCATGAAGCGCATGCAGCGCGATTACCCGCGGGTGCGGGTGCAGCTGATCAGCTCCTATACCTCGGATCTCAAGGAACAGTTCGCCCGCGGCGCCATCGACGTTATCCTCACCACCGAGAGCGCGCCGGGCGAGGGCGGTGAGGCGCTGCTCGAGGTGCCGCTGCGCTGGTTCGGTGCGCCGGGCGGCACCGCCTGGCGGAGCAAGCCGCTGCGGATTGCTTTTTCGCGCCGCTGCGGCTTCCGGCCCGTCGCCATCGCGCAGATGGAGCGCGAGGGGCTCGACTGGGAGCTGGCGGTGGATTCCGAGATGGACCGGACCATCGAGGTCTCGGTCTCGGCCGATCTTGCGGTGACGCCGATCCTCGAGGGGCACGCGCCGCAGCATTTCGAGATGATCCCGCAGGGCGTATTGCCGGACCTCGGGCTGCAGCAGATCTGCCTTTATGGCTCGGCCGCCAAGCCGCAGATCATCGCGCCGATGCTGGA
- a CDS encoding DUF1127 domain-containing protein: MLRDIALPRARIGHRPLRRASLLTHFVALLGLSRQRRKLAELDDHLLRDLGLTRRQALEEAKRGFWDAPSHWRL, encoded by the coding sequence ATGCTCCGTGATATTGCCCTGCCCCGCGCCCGGATCGGGCACCGCCCGCTGCGCCGCGCATCCCTGCTGACCCATTTTGTCGCGCTGCTCGGCCTCTCCCGCCAGCGCCGCAAGCTCGCCGAGCTCGACGATCATCTGCTGCGCGATCTGGGTCTGACCAGGCGCCAGGCACTGGAAGAGGCCAAGCGCGGCTTCTGGGACGCGCCGAGCCACTGGCGCCTCTGA
- a CDS encoding Bax inhibitor-1/YccA family protein — MADLNTIRTHGAAGARAAQIDAGLRAHMNKVYATMSVGMLLTFAVAWAVGTSPNLLAVFRDPMTLQPNILGWIVMFAPLIMVFAFGAALQRLSAAGAQLFFYAFAAVMGLSLSWIFVAFTGFSIAQVFLVTAIAFAGLSLWGYTTKKDISGWGSFLIMGVIGILVASIINIFLGSPAIHFAISILGVLIFAGLTAYDTQNIKNTYIQHAASGDSEWLAKSAIVGALNLYMDFINLFMFLLQLMGNRE, encoded by the coding sequence ATGGCAGACTTGAACACAATCCGGACCCACGGCGCGGCTGGCGCACGCGCGGCCCAGATTGACGCGGGGCTCCGCGCGCACATGAACAAGGTCTATGCGACCATGTCCGTGGGCATGCTGCTGACCTTCGCAGTCGCCTGGGCCGTCGGCACGAGCCCTAATCTTCTGGCGGTCTTCCGCGACCCGATGACCCTTCAGCCGAACATCCTCGGCTGGATCGTCATGTTTGCACCGCTGATCATGGTCTTCGCCTTTGGCGCGGCCCTCCAGCGCCTGTCCGCCGCCGGCGCGCAGCTCTTCTTCTACGCCTTCGCGGCGGTGATGGGGCTGTCGCTGAGCTGGATCTTCGTGGCCTTCACCGGCTTCTCGATCGCCCAGGTCTTCCTGGTGACCGCGATCGCCTTCGCCGGCCTGTCGCTCTGGGGCTACACCACGAAGAAGGACATCTCCGGCTGGGGGTCGTTCCTCATCATGGGCGTGATCGGCATCCTCGTGGCCTCGATCATCAACATCTTCCTCGGCTCGCCGGCGATCCACTTCGCCATCTCGATCCTGGGTGTGCTGATCTTCGCCGGCCTGACCGCCTATGACACGCAGAACATCAAGAACACCTACATCCAGCACGCCGCCAGCGGCGACAGCGAATGGCTCGCCAAGTCGGCCATCGTCGGCGCGCTGAACCTCTACATGGACTTCATCAACCTGTTCATGTTCCTGCTGCAGCTGATGGGCAACCGCGAGTAA